One genomic window of Bacillus mycoides includes the following:
- the pstC gene encoding phosphate ABC transporter permease subunit PstC, translating into MAHNDKSQITFSVQHLIERNTNRRKKTQRINRIVPLILKVIASVSIVTTLGIIITLANETIMFFQKISLYSFLTEKEWLPFFEDPKFGILPLICGTILVTAIAMFVAIPIGLGCAVFLSEYASNGARKILKPLLELLAGIPTIVYGFFALTVVTPLLQRVIPDLQFFNAISPGIVIGFMMIPTIASLSEDAMRAVEKGIKEASLALGATRFEMVKQVVFPSAFTGIMAAIILAASRAIGETMIVVIAAGSTPNVSIDPTHSIQTLTAYIVQVSLGDAPHGTITYYSMYAVGATLFMFTFIMNIISQYIMRRFRRVT; encoded by the coding sequence TTGGCTCATAATGACAAAAGTCAAATTACATTTTCTGTACAACATTTGATTGAGAGAAATACAAATAGAAGAAAAAAAACGCAGCGAATCAATCGAATTGTTCCGTTAATACTAAAAGTCATTGCTAGCGTGTCCATTGTAACGACACTTGGAATTATTATTACGTTGGCAAATGAAACAATCATGTTTTTTCAAAAGATATCATTGTATTCTTTTTTGACAGAGAAAGAATGGTTACCTTTTTTTGAAGATCCGAAATTCGGTATATTACCACTTATATGTGGAACAATCCTTGTAACAGCAATTGCCATGTTCGTAGCAATTCCTATTGGTTTAGGTTGTGCCGTGTTTTTAAGCGAATACGCTTCGAATGGCGCTCGGAAAATATTAAAACCGTTGTTAGAGCTACTAGCAGGCATCCCGACAATTGTATATGGTTTTTTCGCGTTAACAGTTGTCACGCCACTTTTACAACGCGTTATACCAGATTTGCAGTTTTTTAATGCTATTAGTCCGGGTATTGTTATAGGGTTCATGATGATCCCGACGATTGCTTCTCTCTCTGAAGATGCGATGAGAGCTGTAGAAAAAGGAATTAAAGAAGCCTCATTAGCGCTAGGAGCGACTCGTTTTGAGATGGTAAAACAAGTGGTGTTTCCATCGGCTTTTACGGGCATAATGGCAGCGATTATATTAGCAGCTTCCAGGGCGATTGGTGAAACGATGATTGTTGTTATTGCAGCTGGATCAACACCTAATGTATCGATAGATCCGACTCATTCTATTCAAACATTAACAGCCTATATTGTACAAGTGAGTTTAGGTGATGCTCCGCACGGAACGATTACTTATTACAGCATGTATGCTGTAGGTGCAACGTTATTTATGTTTACTTTTATTATGAATATCATTTCGCAATATATTATGCGCCGTTTTAGGAGGGTGACATAA